In the genome of Tissierella sp., the window ATTTGATGCAAGATTTACATTCCAATTGTTTTTCTCTAATATAGTTTTAATAATTTTTTGGTTTATCAAATCATCTTCAACAATGAGAATATTGAGTGGATAATAAATTTTATCTTTGTAATACCTATCTAAATCAGGAGATTTTGCATTAGCGTCTTCTGATTCCCCCTTTAGAAACTTCAAATTAAAACTAAATATGCTCCCTTCTCCTTCTTGTGATTTCACTTCTATATTTCCCCCCATAAGCTCAAGGAGTTTTTTTGAAATTCTAAGCCCTAGACCAGTCCCCCCATATGTATTTGCATCTGATGAGTCCAATTGATTAAAACTTTCAAAGATCCAATCTATCTTTTCATTAGGTATCCCTATTCCCGTATCTATTATAGCAAACCTAAATTCTACAGTTTCTGCATCTTCGTAGTTCTTATCTACCTCAAGACTGACAGACCCTTCTTCAGTAAATTTTATTGCATTTCCAATAATATTAAATAGTATCTGATTTAATCTATCTAAATCCCCAATAATATTATCAGGAAACACTTGATTTATTCTATAGTAAAATTCCAAGCCCTTTTTATTTGCCTGTAATTTAAAATATTTATCTATGTCACTAAGATATTTTGATAAATTAAATCTATTATTCATTTGTTGGATTTTTCCAGCTTCTATTTTAGACATATCTAATACATCATTTATAATTGATAGAAGCCTGTCTGCAGAAAATTTCAACATATCAATATATTCATTTTGCTTACTATCTGTCTCTGTATCTTCTAATAATTCTATGAGGCAAATAATTCCGTTCATGGGGGTACGTATTTCATGACTCTTCTTTGCTAAGAATTTAGTTTTTAACATACTTAACTCTTCTGCCTTATTTTTTGCTCTGTCTAACTCCTTTTGATACTCCATCATAGTTGTAATATCCTTGAAAGATAATATTACTCCTTCTATGCCTCTATCTGCATTGAGCAAAGGTGTCGCAGTTATAAGAAAATATATAACTTGTTCCTTTAATTTATATTGAACTTCATAAGTATAATAGTCTTCGCCACTTTTTATTTTTGCCATAGGACAATCCATTGAATTACAAATGGGATATGTAAAGAATTTATAGCATTTTTGATTTAACAATTCACCTTTTGCTACTCCAAATAAATTTAGCAACCTTTTATTAACCTCGATTATATTAGAGCAATTATCTATTATACACATTCCATCTGCTGCATTCTCAAATATCTGTTCTAATAGGATATATGCATTTTTTAGTTGTTCTTCACTCTTTATTTTAATCAAATATTTCACCTCAAAATTTTTCATCTAAAAATACAATCATTAAACATTTTTCTATAATTATACCATCTTTCTACTTTCTTTAAACTAATCCACTTTTTGTCTTTTATGGCTGTTTTGACTAAAGTAATTTCTTGGATTATAATGAAATAATGACTTTAATCAAATAACATGGAGGAAGTAATTATGGAAAATCAAGTACTAATAGTTGAAGATGATATTATAAATTTAAAACTCTTAAATTCAGGATTAAGTAAATATGGGTTTGATGTATTAAAAGCAAAGACTGGAAAAGAAGCTATAGAGCTGCTAGATGATCATAAAATAGTTGCGTCTATACTTGATTTAAATCTCCCAGATACCAATGGATTTGAACTACTAAAGTATATTAGAAATCATCCAATTCACAAAGATTCTGCCATATTAATAGTTACAGAAAATGATGATAAGTTGGATACTATCCTAGGTCTTGAAATGGGAGCAGATGATTATATAACAAAACCATTTCATCGCAGAGAACTAATAGCTAGATTAAAATCAGCCATAAGGAGAGTTGGAAGTATTATCAATAAAACTTGCATTCTAATAGCTATCTATGATTTGAAAATAGATATGGAGAGAAGAACAGTTATGAAAGATAATGAGATTATAAACCTATCCTTTAAGGAATTTGAGATATTATATTTGTTAGCATCTAATCCTGGTAAGGTCATATCTAGACAAACCATATTAGATACAATGGGAGGTATAGATTATAGTCCAGACACTAGAGTTGTAGATATGCATATTTCTTCTATTAGAAAAAAACTTAGGGATACAAAAACACAAAAACAATATATTGATACTGTTAATAGCGTTGGTTATCGTTTTAGACAATGAAAAAGGCAATATCTACTATAATAGTTATCGCCCTGAGTTTGTATTAATTAAATTATGATGTCTAATATTTCAACATCTTGTTCCTTTTGAAAATCAATAAACTCTTCTCCTACTTTAACCATTGGCTTAGTCTCGTCTTGAGGGTGTATATACACTATTACCCCCGTTGTACCGTTACTTAGCAATACCTTATTACCAACATAGAATTTAGATATGTTCTTCAAGAATATCTGAGTAATATAAGGATCTAATGAAGAAAAACTCTCTCTTCTTAAACAATCCGCTGCCCTAAGTGGTGAATCCTTATCTTTATATACTCTTCTAGATGTAATTGCATGATATATATCACATATAGCTATTATTTTTGCAAATTCATGAATTTTATCTCCCTTAACACCATTTGGATACCCTGAACCGTCAATCCTTTCATGATGTTGTAATACTCCCAGTAAAATATCATCGTTGAATTTATTAGTCTGTGCAAGCATCTCATAGCTATAATAAGAATGCTTTTGCATTATTGAAGATTCTTCCTCAGTCAATTTGCCTGGCTTTTTAACTATTTCATCTGGAACTCTAAGCTTTCCAATATCATGAAATAATCCTGCAATTGATAAATCTAAGATCTTTTCTTCTGAATAATCTAACCATTTCCCAAGAGCTATGGCTAATACACTCACACCTAGACTATGGTCAAAAGTATAATCATCTTTCTTATGAAGTAGCCTCATTTGTGTCATTATATCTCTCTCAGAAGAAATCGCATTTACAAAATACTCCATTTCCTTTTCTATATTTTCTGATTGTATGTTCTTACCGCTTTCAACCTCAGTAAATATATTATCTAAAGATTTTTCTACTTTAGAATATTCCTTTGCTAGTTTTTCATTTTTCCATCCTTCTGGTATTACCTCATCTCTAATAAATATAGTTCTTACTCCATTCATGACTAGTTTGTCAATATAAGCTCTTGTCATTGCAGTTCCACTTGGTACTAGAATTGCTCCAGTTTTACCATCCATTAAGTCTCTATCCAAAACCATGCCTATATCTACTTTATCAATACTCATTAGTTTACTCAACATAGCACCCCCAAGCTAACTATATCACTATAGACTTGTCCATATAGTTAGAATTAATGTTTCTTCCATGCCCATTTATGTTTAATAAATATTATGAATGATTGCCTATTCTTCTTCTATTACACCCAGTTTTTTAAGAATCATATTATATCCTTCTGCACCATAGTTTAGTGACCTATTAATTCTACTTATTGTCGCGGTACTAGCTCCAGTTGCATTTTCTATCTCATTATAAGTCTTATTGGACTTAAGTAACTTTGCTACTTCCAGTCTTTGGGCTATTGCTTGGATTTCTTTTATTGTACATATATCTTCAAAAAACCTATAACATTCTTCTGGGTTATCTAGCTTAAGTACAGCCTCGAAAAATCCGTCAACTTGACTAGATTTTA includes:
- a CDS encoding response regulator; protein product: MIKIKSEEQLKNAYILLEQIFENAADGMCIIDNCSNIIEVNKRLLNLFGVAKGELLNQKCYKFFTYPICNSMDCPMAKIKSGEDYYTYEVQYKLKEQVIYFLITATPLLNADRGIEGVILSFKDITTMMEYQKELDRAKNKAEELSMLKTKFLAKKSHEIRTPMNGIICLIELLEDTETDSKQNEYIDMLKFSADRLLSIINDVLDMSKIEAGKIQQMNNRFNLSKYLSDIDKYFKLQANKKGLEFYYRINQVFPDNIIGDLDRLNQILFNIIGNAIKFTEEGSVSLEVDKNYEDAETVEFRFAIIDTGIGIPNEKIDWIFESFNQLDSSDANTYGGTGLGLRISKKLLELMGGNIEVKSQEGEGSIFSFNLKFLKGESEDANAKSPDLDRYYKDKIYYPLNILIVEDDLINQKIIKTILEKNNWNVNLASNGKKALECLENNSIDIILMDICMPEINGFEVTRIIREREKIRGGHIPIIALTASAMKEDKERGLEIGMDGYISKPIRSNVVYQTIIDVMASQGKTEDINIRQLLDRIDGDKDMLKEIIEDVVSDDYKKEHLGNIDVFIEKEDWKELSKQIHKLKGSISNFGGCNIVSVLEKMKDNIKNKDIYVIKELFKELKSEFNIAMYKLKEINNSEF
- a CDS encoding response regulator transcription factor is translated as MENQVLIVEDDIINLKLLNSGLSKYGFDVLKAKTGKEAIELLDDHKIVASILDLNLPDTNGFELLKYIRNHPIHKDSAILIVTENDDKLDTILGLEMGADDYITKPFHRRELIARLKSAIRRVGSIINKTCILIAIYDLKIDMERRTVMKDNEIINLSFKEFEILYLLASNPGKVISRQTILDTMGGIDYSPDTRVVDMHISSIRKKLRDTKTQKQYIDTVNSVGYRFRQ
- a CDS encoding HD domain-containing phosphohydrolase, producing the protein MSKLMSIDKVDIGMVLDRDLMDGKTGAILVPSGTAMTRAYIDKLVMNGVRTIFIRDEVIPEGWKNEKLAKEYSKVEKSLDNIFTEVESGKNIQSENIEKEMEYFVNAISSERDIMTQMRLLHKKDDYTFDHSLGVSVLAIALGKWLDYSEEKILDLSIAGLFHDIGKLRVPDEIVKKPGKLTEEESSIMQKHSYYSYEMLAQTNKFNDDILLGVLQHHERIDGSGYPNGVKGDKIHEFAKIIAICDIYHAITSRRVYKDKDSPLRAADCLRRESFSSLDPYITQIFLKNISKFYVGNKVLLSNGTTGVIVYIHPQDETKPMVKVGEEFIDFQKEQDVEILDIII
- a CDS encoding YerC/YecD family TrpR-related protein; translation: MEFNSKIKSSQVDGFFEAVLKLDNPEECYRFFEDICTIKEIQAIAQRLEVAKLLKSNKTYNEIENATGASTATISRINRSLNYGAEGYNMILKKLGVIEEE